The following proteins come from a genomic window of Streptococcus pneumoniae:
- the folE gene encoding GTP cyclohydrolase I FolE — protein sequence MDTQKIEAAVKMIIEAVGENANREGLQETPARVARMYQEIFSGLGQTAEEHLSKSFEIIDDNMVVEKDIFFHTMCEHHFLPFYGRAHIAYIPDGRVAGLSKLARTVEVYSKKPQIQERLNIEVADALMDYLGAKGAFVVIEAEHMCMSMRGVRKPGTATLTTVARGLFETDKDLRDQAYRLMGL from the coding sequence ATGGATACACAAAAGATTGAAGCAGCTGTAAAAATGATTATCGAGGCTGTAGGAGAGAACGCTAATCGCGAGGGCTTGCAGGAAACACCTGCTCGTGTAGCCCGTATGTATCAAGAGATTTTTTCAGGTCTTGGTCAAACAGCAGAGGAACATTTGTCAAAATCCTTTGAAATTATTGACGATAATATGGTGGTAGAAAAGGATATCTTTTTCCATACCATGTGTGAACACCACTTCTTGCCATTTTATGGTAGAGCGCACATTGCCTACATTCCAGATGGTCGTGTGGCAGGCTTGTCTAAGCTAGCCCGTACGGTTGAAGTTTATTCGAAAAAACCACAAATTCAAGAACGTTTGAATATCGAAGTGGCCGATGCCTTGATGGACTATCTAGGTGCTAAAGGAGCCTTTGTTGTCATTGAGGCGGAACATATGTGTATGAGTATGCGTGGTGTTAGAAAACCAGGCACTGCAACCTTGACGACAGTAGCTCGTGGTCTATTTGAAACAGATAAGGACCTCCGCGACCAAGCTTATCGTTTAATGGGGCTATAA
- a CDS encoding bifunctional folylpolyglutamate synthase/dihydrofolate synthase, with product MKEIENNQWIANYRTDQPHFGLERMVELLALRGNPHLKLKVLHIGGTNGKGSTIAFLKKMLEKLGLRVGVFSSPYLIHYTDQISINGESISEARLEALMADYQSLLEGEAVANLQDTTEFEIITALAYDYFASEQVDVAIMEVGMGGLLDSTNVCQPILTGITTIGLDHVALLGDTLEAIAEQKAGIIKQGMPLVTGRIAPEALTVIDRIAEGKDAPRLAYGTDYQVRHQESVVTGEVFDYTSAVRQGRFQTSLLGLYQIENAGMAIALLDTFCQEDGRELASNDFLGQALEETSWPGRLEIVSRDPLMILDGAHNPHAIKALLVTLQERFADYHKEILFTCIKTKALEDMLDLLGAMPDTELTLTHFADSRATDESVLKEAAKSRNLSYQDWHDFLEQNLTDKKEEKQTVRIVTGSLYFLSQVRAYLMERKNENGYTKD from the coding sequence ATGAAAGAAATTGAAAACAATCAGTGGATTGCTAACTACCGGACGGATCAACCGCATTTTGGCTTGGAACGAATGGTGGAACTGTTAGCTTTGCGTGGCAATCCCCATCTCAAACTCAAGGTCCTCCATATCGGAGGGACTAACGGCAAGGGATCGACTATTGCTTTTTTGAAAAAGATGCTAGAAAAGCTAGGGCTGAGAGTTGGCGTGTTTAGCTCGCCCTATCTCATTCATTACACAGACCAGATTAGCATCAATGGGGAATCGATCTCAGAAGCGAGGCTAGAAGCTCTCATGGCAGACTATCAGTCTTTGCTGGAGGGAGAAGCGGTCGCCAATTTACAGGACACAACCGAGTTTGAGATTATCACAGCCCTGGCCTATGACTACTTTGCCTCAGAGCAAGTAGATGTGGCCATCATGGAAGTTGGCATGGGTGGACTTTTGGATAGTACCAATGTCTGTCAGCCCATTTTGACAGGAATTACAACTATTGGCTTGGATCATGTGGCCCTACTTGGTGACACCTTGGAGGCCATAGCAGAGCAGAAGGCAGGTATTATCAAACAAGGGATGCCCTTGGTAACAGGGCGTATTGCTCCAGAAGCCTTGACTGTGATTGACCGCATTGCGGAAGGGAAAGATGCGCCGAGACTTGCCTACGGGACAGATTATCAGGTTCGTCATCAAGAAAGTGTGGTGACAGGGGAAGTCTTTGACTATACAAGTGCTGTCAGACAAGGTCGCTTCCAGACTAGCCTGCTTGGTTTGTACCAAATAGAGAATGCTGGGATGGCCATAGCTTTACTTGATACTTTTTGTCAAGAAGATGGTCGAGAGCTAGCAAGCAATGACTTTCTTGGTCAAGCCTTGGAAGAAACAAGTTGGCCAGGGCGTTTGGAAATCGTGTCAAGAGATCCCTTGATGATTTTGGATGGAGCCCACAATCCCCATGCTATCAAGGCCTTGTTGGTAACCTTGCAAGAACGTTTTGCAGATTATCATAAGGAAATCCTCTTCACTTGTATCAAAACCAAGGCCTTGGAGGATATGTTGGACTTGTTGGGAGCCATGCCAGATACCGAGCTTACTCTAACACATTTTGCGGATAGTCGGGCGACGGATGAAAGCGTGCTGAAAGAGGCAGCTAAGTCTAGAAATCTCAGCTACCAAGATTGGCATGATTTTCTAGAGCAGAATTTGACAGATAAAAAAGAAGAGAAACAAACAGTTAGGATTGTCACAGGTTCCTTGTATTTCTTGAGCCAAGTGAGGGCCTATCTGATGGAGAGGAAGAACGAGAATGGATACACAAAAGATTGA
- the folP gene encoding dihydropteroate synthase, which yields MMKSLEGVTDMSSKANHAKTAICGIINVTPDSFSDGGQFFALEQALQQARKLIAEGASMLDIGGESTRPGSSYVEIEEEIQRVVPVIKAIRKESDVLISIDTWKSQVAEAALAAGANLVNDITGLMGDEKMAHVVAKAGAKVVIMFNPVMARPQHPSSLIFPHFGFGQTFTEKELADFETLPIEDLMVAFFERALARAAEAGIAPENILLDPGIGFGLTKKENLLLLRDLDKLHQKGYPIFLGVSRKRFVINILEESGFEVNPETELGFRNRDTASAHVTSIAARQGVEVVRVHDVASHRMAVEIASAIRLADEAENLDLKQYK from the coding sequence ATGATGAAAAGCCTTGAGGGAGTGACCGATATGTCAAGTAAAGCCAATCATGCAAAAACAGCTATTTGCGGAATTATCAATGTAACCCCAGACTCCTTTTCGGACGGTGGTCAATTTTTTGCACTTGAGCAGGCGCTCCAGCAGGCTCGTAAATTGATAGCAGAAGGAGCCAGTATGCTCGATATCGGCGGAGAATCGACTCGGCCGGGAAGTAGCTATGTTGAGATAGAAGAGGAAATCCAGCGTGTTGTTCCAGTGATCAAAGCGATTCGCAAGGAAAGTGATGTCCTTATTTCTATCGATACTTGGAAAAGTCAGGTGGCAGAGGCTGCTTTGGCTGCGGGTGCCAATCTAGTTAATGATATCACTGGTCTCATGGGTGATGAAAAAATGGCCCATGTGGTTGCTAAAGCTGGAGCGAAAGTGGTCATCATGTTTAACCCAGTTATGGCTCGACCTCAGCATCCTAGTTCGCTTATCTTCCCTCATTTTGGTTTTGGTCAAACCTTTACAGAAAAAGAGTTAGCTGACTTTGAAACATTGCCAATCGAAGACTTGATGGTGGCTTTCTTTGAACGAGCACTAGCGAGAGCGGCAGAAGCTGGTATTGCACCAGAAAATATCCTGTTGGATCCAGGAATTGGCTTTGGTCTGACCAAGAAAGAAAATCTCCTCCTTTTACGGGACCTGGATAAACTACATCAGAAGGGCTATCCAATCTTTCTCGGAGTGTCGCGCAAGCGATTTGTCATCAATATCCTTGAAGAAAGTGGGTTTGAAGTCAATCCTGAGACAGAGCTTGGTTTCCGAAATCGGGACACGGCTTCGGCTCATGTAACTAGTATCGCTGCGAGACAGGGTGTAGAAGTGGTGCGCGTGCATGACGTAGCTAGTCACAGGATGGCAGTTGAAATTGCCTCTGCCATTCGTCTGGCTGATGAAGCGGAAAATTTAGATTTAAAACAATATAAATAA
- a CDS encoding CPBP family intramembrane glutamic endopeptidase → MKEKNMWKELLNRAGWILVFLLAVLLYQVPLVVTSILTLKEVALLQSGLIVTGISIVVLVLFIIGARKTQLASFNFSFFRTKDLARLGLSYLVIICSNILGSILLQLSNETTTANQSQINDMVQNSSLISSFFLLALLAPICEEILCRGLVPKKIFRGKENLGFVVGTIVFALLHQPSNLPSLLIYGGMSTVLSWTAYKTQRLEMSILLHMIVNGIAFCLLALVVIMSRTLGISV, encoded by the coding sequence ATGAAAGAGAAAAATATGTGGAAAGAATTGTTGAATCGTGCAGGCTGGATTTTGGTCTTTTTACTTGCCGTCCTTTTATATCAGGTTCCCCTAGTGGTTACCTCTATTTTGACTTTAAAAGAAGTAGCCCTGCTACAGTCAGGGCTGATAGTTACTGGTATTTCTATTGTGGTTCTGGTGCTATTTATTATTGGAGCTCGTAAAACGCAATTGGCAAGTTTTAATTTTTCTTTTTTTAGAACTAAGGATTTGGCACGTTTGGGCTTGAGTTATTTAGTCATTATCTGTTCAAATATACTTGGTTCCATCTTGTTGCAACTGTCAAATGAGACGACAACAGCTAACCAGTCTCAGATTAACGATATGGTTCAGAATAGTTCTCTGATTTCTAGCTTCTTCTTGCTAGCCTTGCTTGCTCCAATTTGTGAGGAAATCTTGTGCCGTGGGCTTGTTCCTAAAAAGATTTTCCGAGGCAAGGAGAACTTGGGATTTGTAGTCGGTACGATTGTGTTTGCTTTATTGCATCAACCAAGTAATTTACCTTCTTTATTGATTTATGGAGGTATGTCGACAGTTCTATCTTGGACGGCCTACAAGACCCAACGTTTGGAAATGTCGATCTTGCTTCACATGATTGTTAATGGGATTGCTTTCTGTTTGTTGGCTCTTGTGGTGATTATGAGTCGGACATTAGGAATTTCTGTGTAA
- a CDS encoding NCS2 family permease — translation MDKLFKLKENGTDVRTEVLAGLTTFFAMSYILFVNPQILSQTGMPAQGVFLATIIGAVAGTLMMAFYANLPYAQAPGMGLNAFFTFTVVFGLGYSWQEALAMVFICGIISLIITLTNVRKMIIESIPNALRSAISAGIGVFLAYVGIKNAGLLKFTIDPGNYTVVGEGADKAQATIAANSSAVPGLVSFNNPAVLVALAGLAITIFFVIKGIKGGIILSILTTTVLAIAVGLVDLSSIDFANNHVGAAFEDLKTIFGAALGSEGLGALVSDTARLPETLMAILAFSLTDIFDTIGTLIGTGEKVGIVATNGENHQSAKLDKALYSDLIGTTVGAIAGTSNVTTYVESAAGIGAGGRTGLTALVVAICFAISSFFSPLLAIVPTAATAPILIIVGIMMLGSLKNIHWDDMSEAVPAFFTSIFMGFSYSITQGIAVGFLTYTLTKLVKGQVKDVHVMIWILDALFILNYISMAL, via the coding sequence ATGGACAAATTATTTAAACTAAAAGAGAACGGTACAGACGTTCGTACAGAGGTTCTCGCTGGTTTAACAACTTTCTTTGCAATGAGCTATATTCTCTTTGTAAACCCACAAATACTTTCACAAACAGGAATGCCTGCTCAGGGCGTCTTCCTAGCGACGATTATTGGTGCAGTAGCGGGTACCTTGATGATGGCTTTTTATGCTAACTTACCTTATGCCCAAGCGCCAGGTATGGGACTCAATGCCTTCTTTACCTTTACAGTTGTATTCGGGCTTGGTTATTCTTGGCAAGAAGCCCTAGCTATGGTCTTCATCTGTGGGATTATTTCATTGATTATTACCTTGACAAATGTTCGTAAAATGATCATTGAATCGATTCCCAATGCTCTTCGCTCAGCTATTTCAGCTGGTATCGGTGTCTTCCTTGCCTATGTAGGGATTAAGAATGCTGGACTTTTGAAATTCACGATTGATCCAGGCAACTATACTGTTGTAGGAGAAGGGGCTGACAAAGCTCAAGCAACGATTGCAGCAAACTCTTCAGCAGTTCCAGGATTGGTCAGCTTTAATAATCCAGCTGTTTTAGTGGCTCTTGCAGGACTTGCCATTACTATCTTCTTTGTCATCAAAGGGATTAAAGGGGGAATTATTCTCTCTATCTTGACAACAACTGTTCTTGCTATTGCAGTTGGTTTGGTTGATTTGTCTAGTATCGATTTTGCTAATAACCATGTTGGTGCAGCTTTTGAAGATTTGAAGACAATCTTTGGTGCAGCTCTTGGTTCAGAAGGTTTGGGAGCTTTGGTTTCAGATACAGCTCGCTTGCCTGAAACTCTGATGGCCATTCTTGCCTTCTCATTGACAGATATTTTTGACACAATTGGTACCTTGATCGGTACAGGTGAAAAAGTTGGTATTGTAGCGACAAATGGTGAAAATCACCAATCAGCCAAATTGGATAAGGCTCTTTACTCTGATTTGATTGGAACGACAGTCGGTGCCATTGCAGGTACTTCAAACGTAACGACTTATGTTGAGTCTGCTGCTGGTATCGGTGCAGGTGGACGTACTGGTTTGACAGCCTTGGTTGTAGCTATCTGTTTTGCGATTTCAAGCTTCTTTAGCCCACTTCTAGCGATCGTACCAACAGCGGCTACAGCTCCAATCTTGATTATCGTTGGGATTATGATGCTTGGTAGCTTGAAAAATATCCATTGGGATGATATGTCTGAAGCAGTTCCTGCCTTCTTCACATCTATCTTTATGGGATTCAGCTACTCTATCACTCAAGGGATTGCAGTTGGTTTCTTGACTTACACTTTGACTAAGCTTGTTAAAGGTCAAGTTAAAGATGTTCATGTCATGATTTGGATTTTGGATGCCTTGTTTATCCTTAACTACATCAGCATGGCCTTATAA
- a CDS encoding Cof-type HAD-IIB family hydrolase, with product MTKKIIAVDLDGTLLNSDSQISDFTKRTIKKVAEKGHQVIITTGRPYRMSKDFYRELGLDTPMINFNGSLTHLPDQVWDFEKCLTVDKKYLLDMVQRSEDIQADFIAGEYRKKFYITNPNEEIANPKLFGVEAFQPEDQFQPELVTKDPNCILLQTRASDKYALAKDMNAFYQHQLSINTWGGPLNILECTPKGVNKAFALDYLLKIMNRDKKDLIAFGDEHNDTEMLAFAGKGYAMKNANPELLPHADEQISLTNDQDGVAKTLQDLFL from the coding sequence ATGACGAAAAAAATTATTGCAGTTGACCTGGATGGAACCCTGCTCAACTCAGACAGTCAAATTTCTGACTTTACCAAAAGAACCATCAAAAAAGTTGCTGAAAAAGGCCATCAGGTTATTATTACGACAGGTCGCCCTTACCGTATGTCAAAAGATTTTTACCGTGAACTGGGCTTAGACACTCCTATGATTAACTTCAACGGATCCCTTACTCATTTACCAGACCAAGTTTGGGATTTTGAAAAGTGTTTGACTGTAGACAAAAAATATCTGCTAGATATGGTTCAACGTTCAGAGGACATTCAAGCCGATTTTATCGCTGGAGAATATCGTAAAAAATTCTACATTACAAATCCCAATGAAGAAATTGCCAATCCCAAACTATTTGGTGTAGAAGCTTTCCAGCCTGAAGATCAATTCCAGCCTGAATTGGTGACCAAGGACCCTAACTGTATCCTCTTGCAGACCAGAGCCAGTGACAAATATGCCTTGGCAAAAGACATGAACGCCTTCTACCAGCATCAACTTTCTATCAATACCTGGGGAGGTCCGCTCAATATCCTTGAATGTACCCCAAAAGGTGTCAACAAGGCCTTTGCTTTGGACTACTTGCTCAAGATAATGAATCGTGACAAAAAAGATTTGATTGCCTTTGGAGATGAACACAATGATACCGAAATGCTCGCTTTTGCTGGGAAGGGTTATGCCATGAAAAATGCCAATCCAGAGCTACTCCCTCATGCAGATGAGCAAATTTCCCTTACCAACGACCAAGATGGGGTTGCCAAAACCCTACAAGACTTATTCTTATAA
- the adhP gene encoding alcohol dehydrogenase AdhP: MKAVVVNTESTGVAIEEKVLRPLETGEALVEVEYCGVCHTDLHVAHGDFGQVPGRVLGHEGIGIVKEIAPDVKSLKVGDRVSVAWFFEGCGTCEYCTTGRETLCRTVKNAGYSVDGGMAEQCIVTADYAVKVPDGLDPAQASSITCAGVTTYKAIKEAKVEPGQWVVLYGAGGLGNLAVQYAKKVFNAHVIAVDINNDKLALAKEVGADIVINGLEVEDVAGLIKEKTDGGAHSAVVTAVSKVAFNQAVDSIRAGGRVVAVGLPSEMMELSIVKTVLDGIQVIGSLVGTRKDLEEAFQFGAEGLVVPVVQKRPVEDAVAIFDEMEKGQIQGRMVLDFTH; the protein is encoded by the coding sequence ATGAAAGCTGTTGTTGTAAATACAGAAAGCACTGGTGTTGCTATTGAAGAAAAAGTACTCCGTCCACTTGAAACTGGGGAAGCACTTGTAGAAGTTGAATACTGTGGCGTTTGCCACACCGACCTCCACGTTGCTCATGGTGACTTTGGTCAAGTCCCAGGACGTGTTCTTGGGCACGAAGGTATCGGTATCGTTAAAGAGATTGCTCCAGATGTGAAAAGCCTTAAAGTCGGTGACCGCGTCAGCGTTGCTTGGTTCTTTGAAGGATGTGGCACTTGCGAATACTGTACAACTGGTCGCGAAACCCTTTGCCGTACAGTGAAAAATGCTGGCTACTCAGTAGACGGTGGTATGGCTGAACAATGTATCGTAACTGCTGACTATGCTGTCAAAGTTCCTGACGGACTTGATCCAGCCCAAGCTTCTTCTATCACATGTGCTGGAGTAACAACCTATAAAGCTATCAAAGAAGCAAAAGTTGAACCAGGCCAATGGGTTGTTCTTTACGGTGCTGGTGGACTTGGTAACCTCGCTGTTCAATACGCTAAAAAAGTATTCAATGCTCATGTTATCGCAGTCGATATCAACAATGACAAACTTGCCCTTGCAAAAGAAGTAGGCGCTGACATTGTGATTAACGGCCTCGAAGTTGAAGATGTAGCTGGACTCATTAAAGAAAAAACTGATGGAGGAGCTCATTCAGCTGTCGTAACTGCTGTGTCTAAAGTTGCCTTCAACCAGGCTGTTGATTCCATTCGTGCTGGTGGTCGCGTCGTCGCTGTTGGTCTTCCTTCTGAAATGATGGAACTCAGCATCGTTAAAACAGTCCTCGATGGAATCCAAGTCATCGGTTCTCTTGTCGGAACTCGTAAAGACTTAGAAGAAGCCTTCCAATTTGGTGCAGAAGGTCTGGTAGTCCCAGTTGTTCAAAAACGTCCAGTAGAAGATGCTGTTGCCATTTTCGACGAAATGGAAAAAGGCCAAATCCAAGGACGTATGGTACTCGACTTCACCCACTAA
- a CDS encoding PTS sugar transporter subunit IIB produces the protein MSIGIIIASHGEFAAGIHQSGSMIFGEQEKVQVVTFMPNEGPDDLYAKFNNAVAAFDAEDEVLVLADLWSGSPFNQASRVMGENPERKFAIITGLNLPMLIQAYTERLMDAAAGVEKVAANIIKEAKDGIKALPEELNPVEEVASAAAAPGAQTAIPEGTVIGDGKLKINLARLDTRLLHGQVATAWTPDSKANRIIVASDNVAKDDLRKELIKQAAPGNVKANVVPIQKLIEISKDPRFGETHALILFETPQDALRAIEGGVPIKTLNVGSMAHSTGKTLVNTVLSMDKEDVATFEKMRDLGVEFDVRKVPNDSKKDLFDLINKANVK, from the coding sequence ATGAGTATCGGAATCATTATTGCGAGCCACGGCGAATTTGCTGCGGGTATTCATCAGTCAGGATCTATGATCTTTGGTGAACAAGAAAAGGTTCAAGTTGTGACCTTTATGCCAAATGAAGGTCCTGATGATCTATACGCTAAGTTTAATAACGCTGTTGCTGCATTTGACGCAGAAGATGAGGTTCTAGTTTTGGCTGACCTTTGGAGTGGTTCTCCATTTAACCAAGCTAGTCGCGTGATGGGAGAAAATCCTGAGCGTAAGTTTGCCATCATCACAGGACTTAACTTACCGATGTTGATTCAAGCCTACACAGAGCGCCTCATGGACGCTGCTGCAGGTGTAGAAAAAGTCGCTGCTAATATCATTAAAGAAGCCAAAGATGGCATCAAAGCTCTTCCAGAAGAGCTAAATCCAGTTGAAGAAGTTGCAAGCGCTGCAGCTGCTCCAGGTGCCCAAACTGCTATCCCAGAAGGAACTGTTATCGGAGACGGTAAATTGAAAATCAATCTTGCCCGTCTTGACACACGTCTACTTCACGGTCAGGTTGCAACTGCTTGGACTCCAGATTCAAAAGCAAATCGTATCATCGTTGCTTCAGATAATGTGGCTAAAGACGACCTTCGTAAAGAATTGATTAAACAAGCAGCTCCAGGTAATGTCAAGGCTAACGTGGTTCCAATTCAAAAACTGATTGAGATTTCAAAAGACCCACGTTTTGGAGAAACACATGCCCTTATCTTGTTTGAAACACCTCAAGATGCCCTTCGTGCCATCGAAGGCGGCGTGCCAATCAAGACTCTTAACGTTGGTTCTATGGCTCACTCAACAGGTAAAACATTGGTCAATACCGTTTTGTCTATGGACAAAGAAGACGTTGCTACATTTGAAAAAATGCGTGACTTGGGTGTTGAATTTGATGTCCGTAAAGTACCAAATGATTCTAAAAAAGATTTGTTTGACTTGATTAACAAAGCCAATGTCAAATAA
- a CDS encoding PTS mannose/fructose/sorbose transporter subunit IIC, whose amino-acid sequence MSIISMVLVVVVAFFAGLEGILDQFQFHQPLVACTLIGLVTGHLEAGIILGGSLQMIALGWSNIGAAIAPDAALASVAAAIIMVLGGDFTKTGIGVAQAVAIPLAVAGLFLTMIVRTISVGLVHTADAAAKKGDFGAVERAHFIALLFQGLRIALPAALLLMVPTETVQSILSAMPDWLKDGMAIGGGMVVAVGYAMVINMMATREVWPFFALGFVLAAVSDITLIGFGAIGVAIALIYLHLSKTGGNGGGGAATSNDPIGDILEDY is encoded by the coding sequence ATGTCTATTATTTCTATGGTTTTAGTAGTCGTTGTAGCCTTCTTTGCAGGTCTTGAAGGCATCCTCGACCAGTTCCAATTTCACCAACCACTTGTAGCCTGTACCCTTATTGGGCTTGTAACAGGTCACTTGGAAGCAGGGATTATCCTCGGTGGATCGCTTCAAATGATTGCCCTTGGTTGGTCAAATATCGGTGCTGCTATCGCTCCTGATGCTGCACTTGCTTCTGTCGCTGCTGCCATTATCATGGTTCTTGGTGGTGACTTTACCAAGACTGGTATCGGTGTTGCCCAAGCGGTTGCTATCCCTCTTGCCGTAGCTGGTCTATTCTTAACTATGATTGTTCGTACAATTTCAGTTGGATTGGTTCACACTGCTGATGCTGCCGCTAAAAAAGGTGACTTCGGCGCTGTGGAGCGTGCTCATTTCATTGCGCTACTTTTCCAAGGACTTCGTATCGCGCTTCCTGCAGCTCTTCTCCTTATGGTACCAACTGAAACTGTACAAAGTATCCTTAGTGCCATGCCAGACTGGCTCAAAGATGGTATGGCTATCGGTGGTGGTATGGTCGTTGCCGTTGGTTACGCCATGGTTATCAACATGATGGCAACTCGTGAAGTATGGCCATTCTTCGCTCTTGGTTTCGTTCTCGCTGCTGTGTCAGATATTACTCTAATCGGATTCGGTGCTATCGGTGTTGCTATCGCTCTTATCTACCTTCACCTTTCTAAAACTGGTGGAAATGGTGGCGGAGGAGCCGCAACTTCTAACGACCCAATCGGCGATATCCTAGAAGACTACTAA
- a CDS encoding PTS system mannose/fructose/sorbose family transporter subunit IID, which produces MTEKLQLTKSDRKKVWWRSTFLQGSWNFERMQNLGWAYTLIPAIKKLYTKKEDQIAALERHLEFFNTHPYVAAPVMGVTLALEEERANGVEIDDAAIQGVKIGMMGPLAGIGDPVFWFTVRPILGSLGASLALTGNILGPLLFFVAWNLIRMSFLWYVQEIGYKAGSEITKDMSGGILQDITKGASILGMFILAVLVQRWVNIKFAFDVSKVQLDEKAYIHWDKLPEGSKGIQEAFAQVGQGLSQTPEKVTTFQQNLDMLIPGLSGLLLTLLCMYLLKKKVSPITIILALFAVGIVAHVLHIM; this is translated from the coding sequence ATGACTGAAAAACTTCAATTAACTAAATCAGATCGTAAAAAAGTTTGGTGGCGTTCAACCTTCTTACAAGGGTCTTGGAACTTTGAACGGATGCAAAACTTGGGCTGGGCTTATACACTCATTCCAGCTATCAAAAAACTCTATACTAAAAAAGAAGATCAAATCGCTGCTCTTGAGCGTCACCTTGAGTTCTTCAACACTCATCCATACGTAGCTGCTCCAGTCATGGGGGTTACTCTTGCGCTTGAAGAAGAACGTGCTAACGGTGTGGAAATCGATGACGCTGCTATCCAAGGGGTTAAAATCGGTATGATGGGACCTCTTGCTGGTATCGGTGACCCAGTATTCTGGTTTACAGTGCGCCCAATCCTTGGATCTCTCGGTGCTTCACTTGCCCTTACTGGCAATATCTTGGGTCCACTCCTCTTCTTTGTTGCATGGAACTTGATTCGTATGTCATTCTTGTGGTATGTTCAAGAGATTGGATACAAGGCTGGATCAGAAATCACTAAAGATATGTCTGGTGGTATCCTTCAAGATATCACTAAAGGAGCTTCTATCCTTGGGATGTTCATTCTTGCTGTCCTTGTTCAACGCTGGGTAAATATTAAATTTGCTTTCGATGTTTCTAAAGTTCAACTAGATGAAAAGGCTTATATCCATTGGGATAAATTGCCAGAAGGGTCTAAAGGTATCCAAGAAGCATTCGCACAAGTAGGACAAGGATTGTCTCAAACTCCTGAAAAAGTTACTACTTTCCAACAAAACTTGGATATGTTGATTCCTGGATTATCAGGACTACTCCTTACTTTACTTTGCATGTACTTACTTAAGAAAAAAGTATCTCCAATCACTATTATCCTTGCCCTCTTCGCAGTGGGTATTGTGGCACATGTTCTTCACATCATGTAA